The Dokdonia donghaensis DSW-1 DNA window GCCACAATTGCCACACGCCATATTATTTATATTTAGAAGGTTTATCACTCTATATCAATCACTGTGACTGCAACAGTAGTGTAAACACGTTATTTTTTTGTTCAAAACTGAACTATGGATAAAGATAGGTAATCTCAAGCGCCTTTGCCAAACAGAAAATTGTAAGTTCTCCTTCTACAGTCTTACTTTTTAAAAGCTAGCTTCTCAGATCTTCCTTTCTTAAATATCTTATTACTATTTCCTTTACCAGAACGTAATTTCTTTTGCTCTTCGTATGGTAGTGCGTTTATCTCTGCACACTCTGTAGAGCAGCAATTTTGGTTTGCTTTTGCACACTCTTCACATTGTATAAATAGAAGGTGGCAAGCCTCATTTGCACAGTTTACGTGCTCGTCACAAGGGTTTCCGCACTGGTGACAGTTAGAAATCACATCGTCAGAGATGCGCTCCCCACGACGATGGTCAAAAACAAAGTTTTTACCCTTAAATTTATTATCAAGCTTCTCTGCCTCTACCTGGCGAGCATATTCTATAATACCTCCCTCAAGCTGAAACACGTTTTTAAACCCTTTATGTTTAAAATAAGCACTAGCCTTCTCACATCGTATCCCACCGGTACAATACATTACTAGTTTTTTATCTTCTTTGTGATTTTTAAGATCTTCTTCTATAATATCAAGACTATCTCTAAAGGTATCTACATCTGGAGTGACTGCATTTTTAAAGTGACCTATCTCACTCTCATAGTGATTGCGCATATCGACAAGCACCGTATTATCATCTTCTATGAGCTCATTAAAGGTAGATGCATTTACGTGCACACCTTTATTAGTCACATCAAAAGTCTCATCCTCTAGTCCATCTGCCACAATCTTGTGACGCACCTTTACCTTGAGCTTTAAAAAAGATTTATTATCCTGCTCTCTAGCTATATTGAGGCGTACATTTTCTAAGAAGTTTATACCGTCTAGGTGTTCCTTAAACTCAGTAAATCGCTTTGCCGGCACAGACATCTGGGCATTAATCCCTTCGTGAGCGACGTATATTCTACCTAAAGCCTCCATAGCATCCCAAGCAATGAAAAGGTGATTTCTAAAAAGTTCTGGATTACCAATTTTATGGTACTTGTAAAAGGAGAGTGTAAGACGTTCTTCTCCAGCTTGTTCTATAAGCTGGGCTCTCTCTTTTGCGCTTAGTTTATTGTACAGGTGCATACTATACTTTGTTTAAGTTAAAAGAAAAATAATTGCGACAAAGGTACATTTTCTAATGTCAAGGCACAAAAAATGCCTTTACATCGATATAAAGGCATTTTTTGTGAATCGTGGCTAATTCAGATTTTTACTTATTTCTTTTGTCATAAGCACTCTTTATATATCACTATGTCGCTTTGGGCCTTCCTTTTCATATGTGCGTGCATCATTTTAAAACGGACCTATGTTAAGGGAATTATTGTTTTAAACGGGTTAATAATTCAACTTTCAATACTACTTCATAGTAAAGACGCCATAATTCTAAATGGTTGCGTGTTTAAAGAAAAGATTACATTACAC harbors:
- a CDS encoding rhodanese-related sulfurtransferase, encoding MHLYNKLSAKERAQLIEQAGEERLTLSFYKYHKIGNPELFRNHLFIAWDAMEALGRIYVAHEGINAQMSVPAKRFTEFKEHLDGINFLENVRLNIAREQDNKSFLKLKVKVRHKIVADGLEDETFDVTNKGVHVNASTFNELIEDDNTVLVDMRNHYESEIGHFKNAVTPDVDTFRDSLDIIEEDLKNHKEDKKLVMYCTGGIRCEKASAYFKHKGFKNVFQLEGGIIEYARQVEAEKLDNKFKGKNFVFDHRRGERISDDVISNCHQCGNPCDEHVNCANEACHLLFIQCEECAKANQNCCSTECAEINALPYEEQKKLRSGKGNSNKIFKKGRSEKLAFKK